GGATTTTTTACTGAAGGATTTGCCGGATTTGATTGGTTCTATGCACGAAGGAACAGATCGGATTCGTAATATTAGTCGGTCCTTGAGAACGTTTTCGCGATCGGATATAACGAGTAAGGTCAGCAGTGATATCCATGAAGGAATTGATAGCACTTTGCTAATTCTCAAACATCGCTTGAAAGCAACGGAGGAGCGCCCAGCGATCGCCATTATCAAAAAGTATGGAGATGTGCCGGAAATTACCTGTTATCCGGGTCAACTGAACCAGGTGTTTATGAATTTGCTAGCGAATGCTATTGATGCCTTAGATGAATCGAATCAAGGACGCACGTTCCAAGAGATTGAAAGCAATCCCAACCAAATTACAATTCAAACCCAATTGTCGCCTTCCCAACGGGAAGTAATTATTACGATTGAAGATAATGGCAAGGGTATTCCCGAAGAGATTCAGAATAAAATATTCGATCATCTCTATACCACGAAAGCCTATGGACAAGGGACGGGTTTAGGACTCTCGATTAGTCGGCAAATTGTGGAAGAAAAACATGGGGGTAAACTAAGCTGCCATTCAGCGAGCGTTTGTGCCAGCGAAACGGAGTTTTATCGCGGTTGTGTCTTTACCATTACCCTGCCCGTAACGTAGAATTACCCCTTCGCTATAGTAGAAGAGAAGTCTAGCGCGATCTGGAGTCCACACTTAATGAATTCTGCTTCCTTACCTCCCTTGGAGTCGGATCGACCAGAGGAATTGCGATCGTGGGAATCCTCCCCTTTTCCCCAAGATATGGGGATTTCCTTACTGATCGAAATGGCTCAACGGGGGGAAATCGATCCTTGGGATGTGCAAGTCATTGATGTGATCGATCGCGTCTTAGAGCAGCTTAACGCCCGTGCTGCCATGACTCCCGAAGACCAGAGTGTGAATCGGGCGGACTTATCGGAATCAGGTCAGGTGTTTCTCTACGCCTCTATGTTAGTCCTCTTAAAAGCTGAAAGCTTAGAAGAAGATAGCAATGACCTCTCTCCAGAAGACTTAGCAGCCGAAATGGAGGACTATGACGATCAGCCGGATGGCAGTCGTCCTCGAATTCCTTTCCGCTTAGAAAACCAATTGCGTCGCCGAGCCATTGCACGACCGGTGAAACAACGGCGAGTAACTCTGCAAGAGCTGATCGATCAACTGCAAACCATGAGCCAAACGCTCGCAGATCGCTCGGGGAAGTCACCACGTCGTCGTGCCCTTTCTCGCGCTCAAACAGCCAAAGCTATCCGTCAGTTGGCTCATGAGGAAAACTTATCAGAAGTGGCGGAAAAATTAGAGAAGTTTCTCAGTCAATATGGGTTGGCTGAGGAAGAGCAACCGGAATGGCTGGAACTCGAGCAACTGCTCGTCTCCCATCCCCAATGCGATCGCGTGGGTACCTTTTGGGGTTTACTTTTGCTCTCCGCCCAATCCAAAGTCGAATTAAAGCAAGAAGAATTCTATCAAGACCTAAAAATCCGCGTCCTAGGCGAACTGAGTCCGGCTTAACGACTTTTTGGCCAAAAATCGACAGAAGCCAAGGTTAAGAAGTAAAATCACTGATAACCTATATACACAAGGATCAGGTTGTTATCGAACTCCAAGACCTGATCGGTCAATCCTGATTAAGGTATTGGAACACCCGTAGTGATCAAAAAACTGTGGTTGAGGAATAGACAATTATGAAAGCCATGATTCTGGCGGCTGGTAAGGGAACTCGTGTCCGCCCCATCACCTACACCATTCCCAAACCGATGATTCCCATCCTACAAAAACCGGTAATGGAGTTTCTCCTGGAACTATTGCGCCAGCATGGTTTTGACCAGGTGATGGTCAATGTGAGCCACTTGGCCAATGAAATCGAAAGTTATTTTAGGGACGGACAACGGTTTGGGGTTCAAATTGCTTATTCTTTTGAAGGAAGAATTGAATCTGATGGAACTCTGGTCGGGGACGCATTAGGCTCGGCAGGCGGAATGCGCCGAATTCAAGATTATAATCCGTTTTTTGATGATACCTTTGTGGTTCTGTGTGGCGATGCCCTGATTGATTTGGATTTGACGAAGGCGGTTAAGTGGCATAAGGAAAAAGGGGCGATCGCCACGGTGATTATGAAATCTGTTCCCAAAGAGGAAGTTTCTAGCTATGGGGTAATCGTCACCGATGAGGATGGACGGGTGAAGGCCTTCCAAGAAAAACCCTCCGTTGAAGAAGCCATTAGTACAGATATTAATACCGGTATTTATATTTTTGAGCCAGAAGTGCTCAATTATGTTCCCTCTGGCCAGGAATATGATATTGGAGGCGAATTATTTCCCAAGTTAGTGGAAATGGGAGCGCCATTTTATGGTATTTCCATGGATTTCCAATGGGTTGATATTGGCAAAGTGCCGGACTATTGGCGAGCAGTGCGTGGGGTGCTGCTCGGAGAAATCAAGAATGTATCGATTCCTGGACACGAGGTTTCTCCTGGTATTTATACCGGTCTCAATGTGGCGATTAATTGGGATAAGGTGGATATTACTGGGCCTGTTTATATTGGCGGCATGACCAAAATTGAAGATGGTGCAAAAATTGTCGGCCCAGCTATGATTGGCCCCAATTGTCATATTTGTAGCGGGGCGACGGTGGAAAATAGTGTAATTTTTGAGTATTCTCGCCTGGGTGCAGATGTACGATTGATCGATAAACTGGTCTTTGGACGGTATTGTGTGGATAAAACCGGGGCATCGATTGATGTGCGATCGGCTGCTTTAGATTGGTTGATTACGGATACCCGTGCCGTGCCACCGCCTGTGCCTCCAAAAGAGCAACAGGCGATCGCCGAATTGTTAGAATCCGATTCTTAACTCAACCCAGAAATCCGGTTTCTTATGTCTTCTTGGCGATGTTTGCGATCAACCCATGCTGTAGATACTGTCTTGGATATCAAGGGGTGGAGATCGGGGCGGCGATCGTGTAATTGGGGTCAAAAGGCTTTTGGGACTTCAACAAGGCAAACGCCAAATGAAGAAGTTTACGCATAACGGCCCCAATCACCTGCATTTTCACCTTACCTCGATTCAATAGCCTCTGGCTGAAAGCCTTGAGTAGAGGATTATGGTTCATCGCCACTACCGCTGGCATATACAAGGCTTTTCGTAAACGCCGATTACCGGTATGAGAAATGCGGGGTTTACGTTGAACCGAAGTACCAGAAGTGCATTGGCTGGGAGTTAAACCCGCATGGGCAGCTAACTGACGAGGGCTGTGATAATTTTCAATCTGACCAATTTCAGCTAATAGAACAGAAGCAGTCAGTTCACCAATACCTGGAATAGAGGTTAATAGTTCTTGTTGTTTTCCCAGGTGGGGATGGCGCTGAAAATGGTCTCGAATCAGCTCTTGCACTTGTTGTTTTTGCTGCTCTATACCCTGTAGATGAGATCAGATTAACTCAGCGATCACACCTGTAGAGGTTTCCAGACGGTTGCGCTCTTGTTGTGCCATCTGTTCCAGAGAGTCTAAGCGTCGCATCAAGGCTTGAAGTTCCTTGATCTCTACTGGCAAGGGAGTCCAAGGGGAGGGGTTAATGGCTTGGCAAAAGCGAGCAATTAACCCAGCATCCACACAGTCAGTTTTCGTTCGTAACAGTTCGCTTTTGGCAAATCCTTTAATCCGGGCTGGATTGACGATACTGACGGTGAAGTGTTGGCCCACCAAGAATTCGGCCAGTGCTTCTCCATAGGTACTGGTGGCTTCCATGCAAGCATGGAGCTTAGATACTTCTTTGCCTTGAAGCCAAGCGAGTAACTTCTCGAAGCCTTCACTATCATTGTTGAACTTTCTTGGTTTACTGCTTTGTCCTCCTTTGAGGCAAACCACATGAAAGTCTTTTTTGGAGATATCGATCCCTAAAACGGTTTTTTCCATGTTTGCTTCCCCACATAGGATATTTTGCCCATGGCTGTCACAGGCAGGATAAATAACTAACGAGAGTTCATGCAGGCTATGCTCTCATGAGTGCCTTAGATACTGTCCAGTTTTTAGATTGCCTGTGTTCAGTTGAGTTGGCTTATCTACATAACAGATTAACGGGTCGTCATCTAAGGGGCGGGGCAGCTTCAACTCAACGGATGCCACATCACTCGATCTTTCTACTAAAACTGTACTTAGGGCATGATCATTTCAGCATTTCTTTACTTTCCCTCTCCTCTGACGAACTGGGGCTGTTGTCTTGTCTGTTCTTTATTTTCCTCCTGATCTACATTGATGGAGCTGGCTGTTTAACGATCGCTGACCCAGCGTGATCTCCTCCTTTGCCTGATCGCCAACTCTAACGATCGCCTCCTCTCTTAAGATACAAGGGGCGGGTTAACCCAGATTTAGGAGACAAACAGATCGATATCCTAAACCCGCCCCATGCCCTTCGCTGAAATTATTGTATCTTCTGGCATCTATTACGTTGGATTACGGACGGGGGAGGGCGGGTTCACAGAATTGCTCCCTCTGTCTCGTGAATTTTGGTAAACCCGCGCCTACAAAATTTATTTTTAATCTTAATATCCTCCAGAGGGTTTAATTTCAAAAGGAACAGCAAAAAGCCGCCTCAAAATACCAGTAGAGTCTAAGTCTTAAGACATGCGATCGCTCAAATCGAGGCATAAATTGGCTAGAATGGGACCAAAATAGCCGTATAAAGCACAATGATGGTCGTCCAGGCTCCCCCTCAAAAATCCCTATGGCTCCAGCTTCCCCAAGAATTGACGCTGCATGTGACACCAGAGCAGTTTACAATGCTGGCTGCGGCGAATCGTGAACTTAGATTGGAGAGAACTGCAACAGGAGAATTAATTGTGAATCCTCCCACAGGTGGCAATACGGGTCATCGTAACCTCAGCATCACTGGTCAACTCAGTGTTTGGTATGAAGCCAACGATACCCTAGGTCGAGCTTTTGACTCTTCCACAGGATTTCAACTCCCCAATGGTGCAAACCGCTCTCCAGATGCGGCTTGGGTTCGTCAAGATCGCTGGGATGCCCTTACCCCCGAACAGCAGGACGCTTTTATTCCATTGTGCCCAGATTTTGTAGTTGAGTTGCGCTCTAAAACCGACAGCCTCAAGGAACTACAGGCAAAGATGCAGGAATATTCAGAGAATGGGGCGCAGTTGGGCTGGTTGATTGACCCAAAAAATAAACAGGTGGAAATTTGCCGTCCAGGTCAAGCCGTTGAGGTGTTAGAGAATCCGATGATATTGTCTGGGGAGGAGGTTTTACCCGGGTTTACGCTGACGCTGAAACGGGTTTGGGCGTAAAGGAAAAAACACTTGCTAAACATGAGTATTTACCTAATCTTGTAGGGGTTACGATCCGGCAGGTAGGGGCGAATGGCCGTTCGCCCCTTGAGATTGTGAATACACCAACAAACCTTGCCATATTGGAGCTTTTTAGCCAAATTGAGATATCTTAAAAACCCTACAAGATTAGCTTTCTAAGGGGGGTTGGGGGGATAAGGATGTACCACATAAAGCGCGAAAACTGCTGTATTACTCTAAAAGTTGTTGAATAAACTCCAATTGGGTGGTATCGCGAATAATCAAGAAAATGCCTAAACCTAATAACAACATAATCCCAGTTTGCATGACATTTTCTTGGACTTTAGTGGGCAGGGGTTTACCGCGCAAGCCTTCAACTAGGAGAAACGCCAATTGACCCCCATCGAGGGCAGGTAGGGGCAAGATATTTAAGATGGCCAAATTCACACTAATAATGGCAGCAAAAAAGAGTAAACTGCCGGAATCCGATCGCGCTAACTTAGCCCCTTCCTCCACAATTCTCACCGGCCCGCCCACTTGACCAGCCATAGAGCTAAAATTGGTGATCAGTTGACCGAAGCCTTGAACCGTCCGCACCACAATATCTTCAAACTGCTCTGCGGCTAAACCCAAAACTTCAAACAGGCTTTGAGGCGATCGATAGGTGGGCGTACCATTGGGAAATAACTGTACCCCAATCCGTCCTTTTCCATCCGGCCCGGGTTGAGGAGTGACTCGCAACGGAATTATTTTATTCTCCCGTTCAACGGTCAAGTTTAACGGTTGGTTGGGAGCCAATTGAATGGTTTCTTGCACTACACCAATCGCACGTTCTGAAGCCTCTAATGGTTGTCCATCGATACTCACAATAATATCTCCGACACGAATACCAGCTTGGGCGGCAGGAGTATCACTGGAGAGGACTTGAGGGACTAAGACTCCGGGTTGATAATTAATGCCATCAGGAACCCCTTGAAACCCAAACTGAAGTACCAAAACCAGATAGGCAAAAATCAAATTGGCAATTACCCCGGCACTAATGACGATCGCCCGGTCTAATAAGGGACGATTATTGAGTAAATCGGGGTCATCTGGGGGAATGGTACTATCGGGGTCTTCATCTGGAAATCCGACAAACCCCCCTAGGGGGATGGCTCGAATCGCATATTCTGTTTCTGGCCCCTGATATTTCCATAAGATGGGGCCAAAGCCTAAAGAAAACCGGTTGGCATGAATCCCCTGTAGACGGGCGGCCAAAAAATGGCCCAATTCATGCACAATAATCAAAACTACAAGAACTGCGATCGCTGCCAAATAACCCATAGGAGTTGATAAACTTGAACACTGAACAACACTATTTTCTTATTGTAGGCGGTAATTCCCTACAAAACTTCCCGTCCTAAATAGGGTTGCAGGACTTCCGGAACCGTCACCGTACCGTTGGGTTGTTGATAATTCTCTAAGATAGCCGCCATCGTGCGCCCGATCGCCAGCCCCGATCCATTTAAAGTATGGAGATATTGGGTTCCTTTTTTCTTCGCCTCACGGAACCGAATATTACCGCGTCGTGCCTGAAAATCACCACAGTTGGAACAACTGGAAATTTCCCGATATTTGCCAGATGAGGGCAACCAGACCTCTAAATCATAGGTTTTCACGGCGGAAAAGCCTAAATCTCCGGTACATAAGGCGATCGCCCGATAGGGCAGTTTCAAAGCTTGCAGAACTGACTCTGCCTGCTGTACCAGGGCTTCTAACTCCTCGGCTGAGGTTTCCGGACGCACAAACTTAAACATCTCTACCTTATTAAACTGGTGCAGCCGAATTAAGCCTCGCGTATCCCGTCCATAGCTTCCCGCTTCCCGACGGAAACAGGGGGTAAAGGCACAATGATAGAGGGGTAGCTCATCTGCATTAAGGATTTCATCCCGATAGAGGCTAGTAATAGGGACTTCTGCGGTGGGAGTGAGCCACAGATCGTCTTTTTCACACTTAAAGCTCTCTTCGGCGAATTTTGGTAATTGCCCAGAAGCGGTGAGAGAGTCGCTATTAATCAGGAAGGGGGGCATAATTTCTGTATAACCGGCCTGAATATGGCGATCGAGCATAAACGAAATTAACGCCCGCTCTAAAGCTGCTCCAGCCCCCATTAACGTCACAAAGCGACTTTGGGCAATCCGCACAGAACGCTCAAAATTCAAGATGCCCAATTGTTCCCCAATTTCCCAGTGAGGGAGAATATTCGGAGTCTGGGGTAAATATTCATCCCCCCAGCGCCGCACTTCCACATTGTCTTCCTCGCTCTTACCCACTGGGGTAGAATCATCAGGAAGATTGGGTAAGGGCAAGAGTAACTCGGCTACTTGGGCTTTCAAGTCTTTTTCTTGGGGTTCAAGTTGGGCAAGTTCGGCCTTAACTTGGTTTCCTTCCTCCTTCAGCGCCTGAATTTCCGGAGATTGGGGTGAAGTCCCCGATTTGATCTGTTGCCCCACCTGTTTGCCAATCTCGTTACTTTTCGCTTGCAGTTGGCTGCGTTGCGTTTCTAGGTCTCGTTGTTGGCGATCGAGGTTTAAAATAGTCTGGAGGTCATAATCTAGCCCTCGACTGTTCAGTTTGGCTTGAACTTGTTGTGGATTATCTCGGATTTGTTTAATGTCCAGCACCGGTTTGTCCTGTAAATAAAGCTGACCCTACACCGATCAGAATATCATCTGCTCAGTCGAGTGGTAAGTTAGGCGATCGGAGTCTGGAATCGGCGATCGCCTGGTTATCTATAGCTAATCAAGACCGACGAACCAATCTTTTATACTATTACACACACGAACAATGGACATTGAGAACGTGGATTTTGAAATAGAATTACCAGAGGTGGAAAGTGTCCGCGACCTAACCATTCATGAAGAGTTTTTCTGGTTAATCCAGAATGGACAAAAGCGAAAAATTCGGCTACACAACTACTCTGAAATCTATAAAATCAACTTTCTCTACGAATATGTGATGAATCAGTTAGACTACCAATCCCATATCGTCCTTAGTTCTTTACTGGTGAAACAATTTACCCAAGCTGGCGGTAAAATTGAAGATATGGTAGTGCTAGATATGGGAGCAGGAACCGGCCTAGTGGGCCAAACTTTAGCGAACTTAGGGGTGAAATCTATTGTAGGAATTGATCGAATTCCCGAAGCGGCAGAAGCAGCTCAACGTCAGTACCCTGGTATTTATGAAAATTACTATGTGGGAGAGTTTAATCTTTTGCATCAAGGGAGTAGGAATACATTTACGAATCGAGACTTCAACTGCTTAATGTGTTGTTCAGCCATTGCCCCAGGTCACATTGGAGAAGAATTCAGTTTCATCTTTAATCAGATTACTCCCCAGGGATGGGTCGCTTTTAATGTCGCTCAGTATTTCTGGGAAGATGAGAGTGAAGCAGGATTTCACCAGCAAAATTCCTGGGTCAACCATCCCAACATCTTTGAGATAGTTGAGATCCAAACCTACCGACATCGAGGGTATATGGATAACCGTTCCTTAGACTACCTAGCCATTGTTGGTCGCAAGCTCTCTAATTTTTGAGTCATTTTTTCTGTCACTGTAGATCAGTCGGTCTGTGACGACCGAGATCGATCCTTTCAAAACAACCAAAGGTAAGTTTCTATGCTAGATCTCAATGAACGTTTGGCAATTGTTCGGCAAGTTCCCATTTTCCAGGAAATTGAGAATGAGGAAATTTTGGAACATCTCAATGCTGCTTTACTGGAATTATGGTATCCTGCCGGTCATTTGATTCTTGATGAAGGGCGAAAGGGGGGATTACTGTATATTCTTTTATCGGGGAAAGTTGAAGTTGTTAAGGATCATGCAGTGTTAGCCCAACTGGGTAAGGGCGATTTTTTCGGCGAGATGTCAATTTTCAATGCTGCGCCCCTCTCCGCTTCTGTCCGTGCAGTTGACGAATGTGAGATACTTTTGTTAACTCAGCAGCAATTGTATGAGGCGATCGAAGTTTCGCCAGGGGTAGCCGTTTATATTATCCGCATTTTGTGTAGGCGGGTAAATCAGATGAATCAAGCGTTATCTGAGTTTCAAGCACAGAAATCTAATCAATAATTAAGTTAATGATTAAGTTGAATGGTTAATTGATATCGGTTTATTGGCAAAACCCTGCTTCTTCAATAATACCTTTGTCATTTTTCGGTAGGTTGGGTTTCATTCCTCAACCGAACCTACCCATAAAGACGTTTTCGATGTTGGCGAAGGGATACTTCAAGAAGCCGGGTTTCTGAACATCTTATGCCTTACATTATATTTTAAGAACCTGCGAGGATTAAATCCACTTCATCCGTGCCACCGGTTTCACCTTGACCGGAAGTGATTGGCTCGCCATTAACTTCGACTGCCATGGGAGTTTCTTGCAGGTTAATGTTATAGTCTGTTGCATCTGCGGTATACCCTACACTAGCGACCATTTGCCGCCCGGCATCGGTATAGACAAACGCCAACATTTGATTCTTTTCTTTGTCGTTATCGTAAGCCCAAATCACCATATACTGGGTGTCTTGGTAGTCAAAGATT
This window of the Roseofilum reptotaenium CS-1145 genome carries:
- a CDS encoding class I SAM-dependent methyltransferase gives rise to the protein MDIENVDFEIELPEVESVRDLTIHEEFFWLIQNGQKRKIRLHNYSEIYKINFLYEYVMNQLDYQSHIVLSSLLVKQFTQAGGKIEDMVVLDMGAGTGLVGQTLANLGVKSIVGIDRIPEAAEAAQRQYPGIYENYYVGEFNLLHQGSRNTFTNRDFNCLMCCSAIAPGHIGEEFSFIFNQITPQGWVAFNVAQYFWEDESEAGFHQQNSWVNHPNIFEIVEIQTYRHRGYMDNRSLDYLAIVGRKLSNF
- a CDS encoding Crp/Fnr family transcriptional regulator; translation: MLDLNERLAIVRQVPIFQEIENEEILEHLNAALLELWYPAGHLILDEGRKGGLLYILLSGKVEVVKDHAVLAQLGKGDFFGEMSIFNAAPLSASVRAVDECEILLLTQQQLYEAIEVSPGVAVYIIRILCRRVNQMNQALSEFQAQKSNQ
- the rseP gene encoding RIP metalloprotease RseP translates to MGYLAAIAVLVVLIIVHELGHFLAARLQGIHANRFSLGFGPILWKYQGPETEYAIRAIPLGGFVGFPDEDPDSTIPPDDPDLLNNRPLLDRAIVISAGVIANLIFAYLVLVLQFGFQGVPDGINYQPGVLVPQVLSSDTPAAQAGIRVGDIIVSIDGQPLEASERAIGVVQETIQLAPNQPLNLTVERENKIIPLRVTPQPGPDGKGRIGVQLFPNGTPTYRSPQSLFEVLGLAAEQFEDIVVRTVQGFGQLITNFSSMAGQVGGPVRIVEEGAKLARSDSGSLLFFAAIISVNLAILNILPLPALDGGQLAFLLVEGLRGKPLPTKVQENVMQTGIMLLLGLGIFLIIRDTTQLEFIQQLLE
- a CDS encoding transposase, whose amino-acid sequence is MQELIRDHFQRHPHLGKQQELLTSIPGIGELTASVLLAEIGQIENYHSPRQLAAHAGLTPSQCTSGTSVQRKPRISHTGNRRLRKALYMPAVVAMNHNPLLKAFSQRLLNRGKVKMQVIGAVMRKLLHLAFALLKSQKPFDPNYTIAAPISTP
- a CDS encoding segregation/condensation protein A, whose translation is MNSASLPPLESDRPEELRSWESSPFPQDMGISLLIEMAQRGEIDPWDVQVIDVIDRVLEQLNARAAMTPEDQSVNRADLSESGQVFLYASMLVLLKAESLEEDSNDLSPEDLAAEMEDYDDQPDGSRPRIPFRLENQLRRRAIARPVKQRRVTLQELIDQLQTMSQTLADRSGKSPRRRALSRAQTAKAIRQLAHEENLSEVAEKLEKFLSQYGLAEEEQPEWLELEQLLVSHPQCDRVGTFWGLLLLSAQSKVELKQEEFYQDLKIRVLGELSPA
- a CDS encoding NDP-sugar synthase; protein product: MKAMILAAGKGTRVRPITYTIPKPMIPILQKPVMEFLLELLRQHGFDQVMVNVSHLANEIESYFRDGQRFGVQIAYSFEGRIESDGTLVGDALGSAGGMRRIQDYNPFFDDTFVVLCGDALIDLDLTKAVKWHKEKGAIATVIMKSVPKEEVSSYGVIVTDEDGRVKAFQEKPSVEEAISTDINTGIYIFEPEVLNYVPSGQEYDIGGELFPKLVEMGAPFYGISMDFQWVDIGKVPDYWRAVRGVLLGEIKNVSIPGHEVSPGIYTGLNVAINWDKVDITGPVYIGGMTKIEDGAKIVGPAMIGPNCHICSGATVENSVIFEYSRLGADVRLIDKLVFGRYCVDKTGASIDVRSAALDWLITDTRAVPPPVPPKEQQAIAELLESDS
- a CDS encoding IS110 family transposase yields the protein MEKTVLGIDISKKDFHVVCLKGGQSSKPRKFNNDSEGFEKLLAWLQGKEVSKLHACMEATSTYGEALAEFLVGQHFTVSIVNPARIKGFAKSELLRTKTDCVDAGLIARFCQAINPSPWTPLPVEIKELQALMRRLDSLEQMAQQERNRLETSTGVIAELI
- the serS gene encoding serine--tRNA ligase — translated: MLDIKQIRDNPQQVQAKLNSRGLDYDLQTILNLDRQQRDLETQRSQLQAKSNEIGKQVGQQIKSGTSPQSPEIQALKEEGNQVKAELAQLEPQEKDLKAQVAELLLPLPNLPDDSTPVGKSEEDNVEVRRWGDEYLPQTPNILPHWEIGEQLGILNFERSVRIAQSRFVTLMGAGAALERALISFMLDRHIQAGYTEIMPPFLINSDSLTASGQLPKFAEESFKCEKDDLWLTPTAEVPITSLYRDEILNADELPLYHCAFTPCFRREAGSYGRDTRGLIRLHQFNKVEMFKFVRPETSAEELEALVQQAESVLQALKLPYRAIALCTGDLGFSAVKTYDLEVWLPSSGKYREISSCSNCGDFQARRGNIRFREAKKKGTQYLHTLNGSGLAIGRTMAAILENYQQPNGTVTVPEVLQPYLGREVL
- a CDS encoding Uma2 family endonuclease, which codes for MVVQAPPQKSLWLQLPQELTLHVTPEQFTMLAAANRELRLERTATGELIVNPPTGGNTGHRNLSITGQLSVWYEANDTLGRAFDSSTGFQLPNGANRSPDAAWVRQDRWDALTPEQQDAFIPLCPDFVVELRSKTDSLKELQAKMQEYSENGAQLGWLIDPKNKQVEICRPGQAVEVLENPMILSGEEVLPGFTLTLKRVWA